One window of the Eucalyptus grandis isolate ANBG69807.140 chromosome 6, ASM1654582v1, whole genome shotgun sequence genome contains the following:
- the LOC104442159 gene encoding hydroquinone glucosyltransferase: MERPSTTVPHVAIVPTPGMGHLIPLAEFAKRLVLCHNFSVTFVVPNDGSPAKAQRSLLDSLPPSITYVFLPPVCFDDLPAETTRIETIIALTLARSVPSLRDEVRRLKESTRLVALVADLFGTDSFDVAQEFNVSPYIFFPTTAMCLSLFLHLPKLDEAVSCEYRDLPEPLKLPGCIPIHGRDLLDPVQDRRNDAYKWVLHHAKRYKLAEGILVNSFEELEPGPFEYLKREEPGRPPVYPVGPLVNMEQSSKSDGSECLKWLDGQPDGSVLYVSFGSGGTLSFDQIQELALGLEMSEHRFLWVVRTPNDKAANATYFTVYSQNEPFQFLPKGFLERTKGRGLVLPSWAPQAQVLAHRSTGGFLTHCGWNSTLESMVNGVPLITWPLYAEQKMNALMLTQDIKVALRPRADAETGLVGRDEISRVVKGLMEGEEGKKIRNRMKDLKDASAKVLGEDGSSARALSELTLKWKAKFVN, from the coding sequence ATGGAACGGCCCTCGACCACCGTGCCCCACGTCGCCATCGTGCCGACGCCCGGCATGGGCCACCTCATCCCTCTCGCCGAGTTCGCGAAGCGGCTCGTCCTCTGCCACAACTTCTCGGTCACCTTCGTCGTCCCCAACGACGGCTCCCCGGCCAAGGCCCAGCGGTCCCTCCTcgactccctccctccctccatcaCCTACGTCTTCCTGCCCCCAGTCTGCTTCGACGACCTCCCCGCCGAGACCACCCGCATCGAGACCATCATCGCCCTCACGCTGGCGCGCTCCGTCCCCTCCCTCCGCGACGAGGTGCGGAGGCTAAAGGAGTCCACGAGGCTCGTGGCCCTCGTCGCCGACCTCTTCGGCACCGACTCCTTCGACGTGGCCCAGGAGTTCAACGTCTCCCCTTACATTTTCTTCCCCACCACGGCCATGTGCCTGTCGCTGTTCCTTCACTTGCCGAAGCTGGATGAAGCGGTCTCTTGCGAGTACAGGGACTTGCCCGAGCCGTTGAAGCTACCCGGTTGCATACCCATCCACGGGAGGGACCTGCTCGACCCGGTCCAAGACCGCCGCAACGACGCCTACAAGTGGGTCCTCCACCACGCGAAGCGGTACAAGCTGGCGGAGGGGATCCTTGTCAACAGCTTCGAGGAGCTCGAGCCAGGGCCGTTCGAGTACCTGAAACGGGAAGAGCCCGGGAGGCCGCCGGTCTACCCGGTGGGACCGCTGGTGAACATGGAGCAGAGTAGCAAATCTGACGGCTCGGAGTGCCTAAAGTGGCTGGACGGACAGCCCGACGGTTCAGTCCTGTACGTGTCGTTCGGGAGTGGTGGGACCCTCTCGTTCGACCAGATTCAAGAGCTGGCTCTGGGATTGGAGATGAGCGAGCACAGGTTCTTGTGGGTGGTGCGGACCCCTAACGACAAAGCGGCCAACGCCACCTACTTCACCGTGTACAGCCAAAACGAGCCGTTCCAATTCTTGCCCAAAGGCTTTCTCGAGAGGACCAAAGGTAGGGGCTTGGTGCTGCCGTCGTGGGCCCCGCAGGCCCAGGTCCTGGCCCACCGCTCGACCGGCGGGTTCCTCACCCACTGCGGCTGGAACTCGACCCTCGAGAGCATGGTCAACGGCGTGCCGCTCATCACCTGGCCACTCTACGCGGAGCAGAAGATGAACGCTCTCATGCTGACCCAGGACATCAAGGTGGCCCTGAGGCCGAGGGCCGACGCGGAGACCGGCCTGGTGGGGAGGGACGAGATCTCCCGGGTCGTGAAGGGCCTGATGGAGGgcgaagaagggaagaagatcCGGAACCGCATGAAGGACCTCAAGGACGCGTCGGCCAAGGTGCTCGGCGAGGACGGGTCCTCCGCCAGGGCGCTCTCCGAGCTGACTCTCAAGTGGAAGGCCAAATTCGTAAATTAG
- the LOC104442160 gene encoding hydroquinone glucosyltransferase produces the protein MEQPSTTTHIAIVPTPGMGHLIPLAEFAKRLIHRHSFSVTFVIPNDGSPAKAQRSLLDSLPPSITYVFLPPVCFDDLPAETTRIETIVALTLARSVPSLRDEVRRLKESTRLVALVADLFGTDSFDVAQEFNVSPYIFFPTTAMCLSLFLHLPMLDEAVSCEYRDLPEPVKIPGCIPIHGKDLLDPVQDRRNDAYKWVLHHARRYRLVEGILLNSFEELEPGAVEYLKREEPGRPPVYPVGPLVNMEQSSKSDGWECLKWLDEQLDGSVVYVSFGSWGTLSYDQIQELALGLEMSEHRFLWVVRDPNDKAANATYFTVYSQNEPFQFLPKGFLERTKGRGLVLPSWAPQAQVLAHRSTGGFLTHCGWNSTLESIVNGVPLVTWPLYAEQRMNALMLTQDIKVALRPSADPESGLVGRDEIARVVKRLMEGEEGKRIRNRMKDLKDAAAKVIGKDGSSTRALSELALKWKAKLINQLH, from the coding sequence ATGGAACAGCCCTCGACCACAACCCACATAGCCATCGTACCAACGCCGGGCATGGGCCATCTCATCCCTCTCGCTGAGTTTGCCAAGAGACTCATCCACCGCCACAGCTTCTCGGTCACCTTCGTCATCCCCAACGACGGCTCCCCGGCCAAGGCCCAGAGGTCCCTCCTcgactccctccctccctccatcaCCTACGTCTTCCTGCCCCCAGTCTGCTTCGACGACCTCCCCGCCGAGACCACCCGCATCGAGACCATCGTCGCCCTCACGCTGGCGCGCTCCGTCCCTTCCCTCCGTGACGAGGTGCGGAGGCTAAAGGAGTCCACGAGGCTCGTGGCCCTCGTCGCCGACCTCTTCGGCACCGACTCCTTCGATGTGGCCCAGGAGTTCAACGTCTCCCCTTACATTTTCTTCCCCACCACGGCCATGTGCCTGTCGCTGTTCCTTCACTTGCCGATGCTGGACGAAGCGGTCTCTTGCGAGTACAGGGACTTGCCCGAGCCGGTGAAGATACCCGGTTGCATACCCATCCACGGGAAGGACCTGCTCGACCCGGTCCAAGACCGCCGCAACGACGCCTACAAGTGGGTCCTCCACCACGCGAGGCGGTACAGGCTGGTGGAGGGGATCTTGCTAAATAGCTTCGAGGAGCTCGAACCAGGGGCGGTCGAGTACCTGAAACGGGAAGAGCCCGGGAGGCCGCCGGTCTACCCGGTGGGACCGCTGGTGAACATGGAGCAGAGCAGCAAGTCTGACGGCTGGGAGTGCCTAAAGTGGCTGGACGAACAGCTCGACGGTTCGGTCGTGTACGTGTCGTTCGGGAGCTGGGGGACCCTCTCGTACGACCAGATTCAAGAGCTGGCTTTGGGATTGGAAATGAGCGAGCACAGGTTCTTGTGGGTGGTGAGGGACCCTAACGACAAGGCGGCCAACGCCACCTACTTCACCGTGTACAGCCAAAACGAGCCGTTCCAATTCTTGCCCAAAGGCTTTCTCGAGAGGACCAAAGGTAGGGGCTTGGTGCTGCCGTCGTGGGCCCCGCAGGCCCAGGTCCTGGCCCACCGCTCAACCGGCGGGTTCCTCACCCACTGCGGCTGGAACTCGACCCTCGAGAGCATTGTCAACGGCGTGCCCCTCGTCACCTGGCCGCTCTACGCCGAGCAGAGGATGAATGCGCTCATGCTGACCCAGGACATCAAGGTGGCACTGAGGCCGAGTGCCGACCCGGAGAGCGGCCTGGTGGGGAGGGATGAGATCGCCAGGGTCGTGAAGCGCCTGATGGAGGGCGAAGAAGGGAAGAGGATTCGGAACCGCATGAAGGACCTCAAGGACGCGGCGGCCAAAGTGATCGGCAAAGACGGGTCCTCCACAAGGGCACTCTCCGAGTTGGCTCTCAAATGGAAGGCCAAACTCATAAATCAACTCCATTAG